The window TGCCCGTCGACGAGCCCGAGCGACAGCGAGTCGGTCGAGCCGAACTCCTGGACGTTGTAGACGGTGTCGTCGCGGTCTCCGGCGACAAGATCGAGTCCGAGCGCGTCCGCGCCCGCCTCGTCGACGAGGTGCGCGTACAGCTTCTCGCCGAGCGCGCCGTAGAACGTCTGGACGACGACGTCGGCGTCGGTCGCGTCGGCGACCGTCGAAATCGCGTCCGTCGCGGTCGACTCGTCGCCCTCGGCGGGCGGCTCCGTCACCAGCGACGGTTCGAGGAGGAACAGCGTGTCGTGAGCGGGGAACGCCTCCACCTCGTCGGCGAGGAACTCGGCGATCGCGGCCTGAAAGTCGGCCTCGTCGCCGTAGTGTTCGTCGGTCGCGAGCGCAGCGAGCGAGTACGGGCCGGGGAGCGTCGCCGCGAGCGACGCGTCGGCCGCGCCGTCGGCGACTAGCTCCTGTGTCGATTCTAGTTCGCGGGCGACATCGCCGGAGAAGCCGAGGTCGGCGACCACGCGCGGGTCGCGGTAGAAGTTGTTGTTGTCGTAGTATCGGACG is drawn from Halorubrum sp. BV1 and contains these coding sequences:
- a CDS encoding 5-methyltetrahydropteroyltriglutamate--homocysteine methyltransferase — translated: MTERVAATPGLYPLPDWAKETLSDLKGHQKGDLLSGDESEAIVEQYDEVRAEYVDDQLDAGLSLISEGQSRWDDMIAHPLTVHDSVETGGIVRYYDNNNFYRDPRVVADLGFSGDVARELESTQELVADGAADASLAATLPGPYSLAALATDEHYGDEADFQAAIAEFLADEVEAFPAHDTLFLLEPSLVTEPPAEGDESTATDAISTVADATDADVVVQTFYGALGEKLYAHLVDEAGADALGLDLVAGDRDDTVYNVQEFGSTDSLSLGLVDGQNTLVEEPETIAERVEWFESQIPAEGFDRTYLTPNTELFYLPANKYREKLSALAAAAEVLE